From Methanobacteriaceae archaeon, a single genomic window includes:
- a CDS encoding zinc ribbon domain-containing protein — protein sequence MTLENYCKKCGHRILPNNQYCPECGCKTFNTEKEESYVFTPPIHNIGFFNFSIDFSPYILSKRDDFKYEICHCGYINDVSNEFCYMCGTKRAQGKLAKILKNKSKPKFNLENVLCDCGAINSKENIFCEMCGKQLNKNIVYENSNYSNFNLEFNDSIFCFCGEENESNAQFCRNCGLPLKNYGNLPDMAVLCVCSTLNDINDSFCIECGANIKKENSQIVCVCGHKNPISAKFCQDCQRPLNPKRLIISKIICSCGEVNDWDTEFCPNCGKNIKKMFLMKNSLRNTVKSLKNRFR from the coding sequence ATGACTTTAGAAAATTACTGTAAAAAATGCGGTCATAGGATTCTTCCAAATAATCAGTATTGTCCGGAATGCGGATGTAAAACATTTAACACAGAAAAAGAAGAATCTTATGTTTTTACACCCCCAATACATAATATTGGGTTTTTTAATTTTTCCATTGATTTTTCACCATATATTTTAAGCAAACGTGATGATTTTAAATATGAAATTTGCCACTGCGGATACATAAATGATGTAAGCAACGAATTTTGTTATATGTGTGGAACAAAAAGAGCACAAGGCAAATTAGCTAAAATTTTAAAGAACAAATCCAAACCAAAATTCAATTTGGAGAATGTTCTATGCGACTGCGGTGCAATCAATTCCAAGGAAAATATATTCTGTGAAATGTGTGGAAAGCAGTTGAACAAAAATATTGTATATGAAAATAGCAATTACAGTAATTTTAATTTGGAATTTAATGATTCTATTTTTTGTTTTTGTGGTGAAGAAAATGAAAGCAATGCTCAATTTTGCAGAAATTGTGGTTTACCTTTGAAAAATTATGGTAATCTACCCGATATGGCAGTATTGTGTGTCTGTTCTACTTTAAATGATATTAATGATTCTTTTTGTATTGAATGTGGAGCAAACATAAAAAAGGAAAATTCACAAATTGTTTGTGTTTGCGGGCATAAAAATCCCATTTCCGCTAAATTTTGCCAAGATTGCCAAAGACCATTGAACCCAAAGAGATTAATCATTTCAAAAATTATTTGCTCTTGTGGTGAGGTAAATGATTGGGATACTGAATTTTGTCCAAATTGTGGTAAAAATATCAAAAAGATGTTTTTAATGAAAAATTCTCTTAGAAACACAGTAAAAAGCCTTAAAAATAGATTTAGGTAG
- the nifU gene encoding Fe-S cluster assembly scaffold protein NifU — protein MDYSEKVMDHFANPRNSRKMEDANGVGTVGNPTCGDLMTIYIKVEDNVIQDISFQTFGCGAAIATSSMITEIAVGKTLEEALEISRNDVAEELDGLPPVKMHCSNLAADGLKAAIENYYENQQ, from the coding sequence ATGGATTATTCAGAAAAAGTTATGGACCATTTTGCAAATCCAAGAAACAGTAGAAAAATGGAAGATGCAAACGGTGTTGGAACAGTTGGAAACCCTACCTGTGGGGATTTAATGACTATTTACATTAAAGTTGAAGATAATGTCATCCAAGACATTTCTTTCCAAACCTTTGGATGTGGAGCTGCAATTGCAACCAGTAGTATGATTACAGAAATTGCTGTTGGTAAAACATTAGAAGAAGCATTAGAAATTTCAAGAAATGATGTTGCAGAAGAATTAGATGGTCTTCCACCAGTTAAAATGCATTGTTCAAATTTAGCAGCTGACGGTCTTAAAGCAGCTATTGAAAATTATTATGAAAATCAACAATAA
- a CDS encoding DHH family phosphoesterase, producing MKTKCPKCKGRGSVVVDYKECDACGGTGYEDDAFDVGNHFKGVNSNARAKFDLGGQEDVPCEVCNGKGQVEVFGECPHCHGTGQINVCRDCGKSISDQHDLCASCEEKRKLEKAKHDKFEARRSATRDVYVLDSLCQMRDMDKDKLYKGKVTRVEKYGAFVTLNNNVWGLMRGDHFGCNVGDEVIVFVTAIKARERKIDLGLAHVESYNLKKLTKTFPRTLIGELEKKKGKTVRIDGEVQQIQLTSGPTIFIISDESGTTEIAAFDKAGERSYPDIELGDAVQVVGEVNEHGGKTQIESSSMVKLDEENTAKLLKLIDDALNEKAKPEDVDFLVKSDVLNRLKPKMFEAAQRIRRAILDGRTILLRHHNDADGICSGVAMEKAIVPLIEKLNPSNDAQYYYFKRSPSKAPFYELEDVVKDLSFALEDQERHGQKLPLIVLLDNGSTEEDIVALMQAKIYDIEVVVIDHHSPGELLTKDERDGEIYGATVAVDEYVDCHVNPYLVGGDSQLTAGALATEVAHLINPNVTETIKHLPAIAALGDKAECGEVVQYLELASQKGFEKEHLAKIAECVDFEAYFLRFMNGRGIMDTILAVDNIDKHEKMINALYKEYQKRVDTQLKAALPNIKRTQLENGIYFNLIDVEKYAHKFTFPAPGKTCGFVHDSVKQELGEDKPIVTLGHGPDFGVFRATDAVNEQYGFNVNEIVSKMIELVPQAGIDGGGHECAGSIKYIEGLGEEVLSKVVKEIQSLSKN from the coding sequence TTGAAAACAAAATGTCCAAAATGTAAAGGAAGAGGCTCTGTAGTTGTAGACTACAAAGAATGTGATGCCTGTGGTGGAACAGGTTATGAAGATGATGCTTTTGATGTTGGTAATCATTTTAAAGGCGTAAACAGTAATGCAAGAGCAAAATTTGACTTAGGTGGTCAAGAAGATGTTCCATGTGAAGTATGTAATGGAAAAGGACAAGTTGAAGTATTTGGTGAATGTCCTCACTGTCATGGAACCGGTCAAATAAATGTCTGCAGAGACTGTGGTAAATCAATAAGTGATCAACATGATTTATGTGCTAGCTGTGAAGAGAAAAGAAAACTAGAAAAAGCTAAACATGATAAATTTGAAGCTCGCAGAAGTGCAACCCGTGATGTATATGTTCTAGATTCCTTATGTCAAATGAGAGATATGGACAAAGACAAGTTATACAAAGGAAAAGTCACCAGAGTTGAAAAATACGGTGCTTTTGTTACTCTAAACAATAATGTTTGGGGATTAATGAGAGGAGATCACTTCGGATGCAATGTTGGTGATGAAGTAATTGTATTTGTCACAGCCATTAAAGCTAGAGAAAGAAAAATTGATTTAGGTTTAGCTCATGTTGAATCATATAATCTTAAAAAATTAACCAAAACTTTCCCTAGAACTCTTATAGGTGAGCTTGAGAAGAAAAAAGGAAAAACTGTTAGAATTGATGGTGAAGTTCAACAAATCCAACTGACTTCCGGTCCAACTATTTTCATAATAAGTGATGAAAGTGGAACTACTGAAATAGCTGCATTTGATAAGGCTGGTGAGAGATCATATCCTGATATCGAACTTGGTGATGCAGTTCAAGTTGTTGGTGAAGTCAACGAACACGGTGGAAAGACTCAAATTGAGTCATCTTCAATGGTAAAACTTGATGAAGAAAATACTGCAAAGTTACTTAAATTAATTGACGATGCATTAAATGAAAAGGCTAAGCCTGAAGATGTTGATTTCTTAGTCAAAAGTGATGTTTTAAACAGACTTAAACCAAAAATGTTTGAAGCAGCTCAAAGAATTAGAAGAGCAATACTTGATGGTAGAACAATTTTACTTAGACACCATAATGATGCAGATGGTATTTGTTCTGGTGTTGCAATGGAAAAAGCTATTGTTCCTTTAATCGAAAAATTAAATCCAAGTAATGATGCTCAATACTACTATTTCAAGAGATCTCCAAGTAAGGCTCCTTTCTATGAGCTTGAAGATGTAGTTAAAGATTTGTCCTTTGCATTGGAAGACCAAGAAAGACATGGTCAGAAATTGCCTTTAATTGTTCTTTTAGATAACGGATCAACAGAAGAGGATATTGTTGCATTGATGCAAGCTAAAATTTATGATATTGAAGTTGTTGTAATAGACCACCACTCTCCAGGTGAATTGCTCACTAAAGATGAAAGAGATGGTGAAATTTATGGAGCTACTGTTGCAGTTGATGAATATGTTGACTGTCATGTAAATCCATATCTAGTTGGTGGAGATTCACAATTAACTGCAGGTGCCCTTGCAACAGAAGTTGCACATTTAATTAATCCGAATGTAACTGAAACAATTAAACATTTACCTGCTATTGCAGCATTAGGAGATAAGGCAGAATGTGGTGAAGTTGTCCAGTACTTGGAACTTGCAAGTCAAAAAGGATTTGAAAAGGAACATTTGGCTAAAATCGCTGAATGTGTCGACTTTGAAGCATACTTCTTAAGATTCATGAACGGTAGAGGAATAATGGACACTATTTTGGCTGTTGACAATATTGATAAGCATGAAAAAATGATTAATGCATTGTATAAAGAATATCAAAAAAGAGTTGATACTCAACTTAAAGCAGCACTTCCAAATATCAAAAGAACCCAACTTGAAAATGGAATCTACTTTAACCTTATTGATGTTGAAAAATATGCACATAAATTTACATTCCCTGCTCCAGGTAAAACATGTGGTTTTGTCCATGATAGTGTAAAACAGGAGTTAGGTGAAGACAAACCTATTGTGACTTTAGGCCACGGTCCTGATTTCGGAGTATTCAGAGCTACTGATGCAGTCAACGAACAGTATGGTTTCAATGTAAATGAAATTGTATCCAAAATGATAGAGTTAGTGCCTCAAGCAGGTATTGATGGTGGAGGTCACGAATGCGCTGGATCCATCAAATACATTGAAGGATTAGGCGAAGAAGTATTATCTAAAGTAGTTAAGGAAATTCAATCATTGTCTAAAAACTAA
- a CDS encoding desulfoferrodoxin family protein, which translates to MANFIKCEKCGSILGMFVKGEGEVCSPDLTKIPVITEGEKAPKHKPVVEIDGDNITVKVGEAAHPMDDDHYIQFVAVSVDNELYAKCFEPGDVAEATFTIGADKADAAVAYAFCNLHGLWSSE; encoded by the coding sequence ATGGCAAATTTTATTAAATGTGAAAAATGTGGAAGTATCTTAGGAATGTTTGTTAAAGGTGAAGGTGAAGTTTGCAGCCCAGATCTTACTAAAATCCCTGTAATCACTGAAGGAGAAAAAGCACCTAAACACAAACCTGTTGTTGAAATCGACGGTGACAACATTACTGTAAAAGTTGGAGAAGCTGCTCACCCTATGGATGACGACCACTACATCCAATTTGTTGCTGTAAGTGTTGATAACGAATTATACGCAAAATGCTTCGAACCTGGCGATGTTGCTGAAGCAACTTTCACTATTGGTGCTGACAAAGCTGATGCTGCTGTAGCATACGCATTTTGTAATTTACACGGACTCTGGTCCAGCGAATAG